In Candidatus Acidiferrales bacterium, the DNA window GGCGGCACGCTTCTCTTTTTGGATCCGGAGCGCGTTGTAGATCTCCTGGGCACCAGAGTTGACGGGGCATCGAGCCGGTTGCAGTCCGCCTGGTATCACGCCATGCTGGCCTTTGACGAGCGTGTGCTGCGCAAGGAGAAACAAGAGGGAAGCCTCTGGCTCTGGTTCTGGCGCGAGATTTGCCGCGCGGCCGCTTTCGAACCGCCTTCGGAGGAAACCGCCAAACGGTTGTGGGAAGAGAACCTCCGGCGCAACCTCTGGAGCCGGACCACCCCGGAGGCGCTCCGGGTCACCCAGGCCCTTGGCCCCGCCGCGGCAGGCTACCGCTTGGGAGTAATCTCGAACAGCGACGGCAGCGTGGCCGAGACGCTGGTCACCGCCGGGCTGGGCGACCGCTTTGAGGTCATCTTGGACTCAGGTGTCGTGGGTGTTGAAAAACCCGACCCGGAAATTTTCCGCCTCGCCCTCCAACGCGCCGGAACCAACCCGGAACGCGCCGCCTTCATCGGCGACAGCTACACCGCCGACTATCTCGGCGCAAATGCCGCCGGATGGCATGCTGTCCTGCTCGACCCTCTCGGCCTGCACGCCCAGAGGCAGGTAAGGAGCGTCAAAGCGTTGACCGAATTCGCGGCCAGTTTAGGGCCAGCGCGTGGCGGCCGCCTTTAGAGTTTATGTGAAAACCCATCCACGCCGAGCCCGGTGGCACCCGCCACCGGGTTTGTTCTTCGTCCCCCAGGCAGGAGCCTGGGGGCTCAGAGTTGTGCTGGGCGAACCCATCTTGCGGAAGAAACTTCTACACACACTGTTTGCGCGCGCACCCGTGCAAGACAGTTGGGAAACCGATATCCCATCCCCGCCACGGGAAGCCGCCGCTATTCTCACCCGTTGGCGGAAGCGATACGGCGATAGCTTTCCGGATCGTCTATATCGAGGATCACGCCTTCATCTTCCGTCGGAACTTCCAGGACATTTGCGGCAAACTTGTGAACGACGGCGCGGGCGCCCTGTTCGAGGGGCGCCGCCAGCAATTCGCCAAACAGAGACGCGGCGAAAAGGACCGGGTGGCCGCGACGCCCGCCCAAGGTGGGGATCACGATGCGTTTGCCGCTCTGGTAGTAGCGGTCGAGCAGAAGCCGCACCGTTTCCCGCTCGATGCACGGATGGTCCACCAGGCAGACCAGAGCGCCGTCCACAAGCTGTTCGGGAATGCTCCGGATGGCCAGTTGAAGGGAAACGAGCTGTGGCTGCTCGGGGTGGGGGTTGACAACGAGCTGCGCGGGATCAAAGGCGATCTCTTCTCGTACGGCGTCGGCATTCTCGCCAAGAACAATGCGAAGGAAGCCGATGCGCGGCTGGTGCAGGATCTCGATCAGATGGCCGAGGAAAGTGGACCCGCGATAGGCCAGCAGCGCCTTGTCGCGGCCCATCCTCGAGGAACGACCCGCAGCCAGAATGATCCCCGCGATCATGAGCGTCTAAGTCATTACCGTCTAGCTCGTTCGAGCTTGCGCAGCCTGGAGAATCGCTCGCTTCACCAGATTGCGAGCGAGCGCGACCTTGTAACCATTGTGCGTCATCGGCCGCGCGCCTTCCACCGCTGCCTCTGCCGCCCTCGCCGCCACCCCCAGGTCAATCCTTGCCCCTCGCAACACCCCTTCTGCCTGAGAGCAGCGCCAGGGAGCCGGCGCCACCGCCCCCAGAACCACCCGCGCATCCCGGCACTCCCCGCCGCTCATGTCCAGAACCACCGCCGCTGCTACCACCGCAAAATCCCACGTGTTCCGCTCCCGCACTTTCAGATATCTTCCGCCCCTGCCTGCCGCAGCCGCCGGTACCCTGATTTCTTCCACCATTTCGTTTTGCTTCAGGACGTTCTCCCGGGTGATGTCCACGCGCGGCAAAATAAAAAACTTTTCAAGCGGCATCGTCCGCGGCCCGCCCGGGCCGACAATACGGACCTCAGCATCGAGCGCCATCAAGGCCGGAGCAAGGTCGGAGGGGTGGACGATATAGCAGCCGGCCCCGCCGAAGATCGCGTGGTACTGATTTTCTCCGGCCACCGAGTAGCAGATGGGACCGCCCTTCCGCCGGCAATGGAGAGCTTCGTCGCGGTAATACCAGCAGCGCGGCCGCTGGCACAGGTTCCCGCCCACGGTGGCCACGTTCCGGATTTGCGGTGAAGCCACAACTCCAACGGCCTCGGCAAGAATCGGAAACATTTTGCGAACCACCGCGTCGTCTTCCACTTCCGATAGCGTCGCCAGCGCGCCCAGACGGAGGTCGCCGGCCGGATCGAAGGCAATGCGTCGCAGCCCCGCGTTCGCCTTGATATTGACCAGTTGCTTGGGCTTGATCAAACCCTCTTTGAGTTCATCGAGGAGATCGGTGCCGCCGGCGATGATTTTGGCGCCGTCTCGCACCGTGCCCAGCAACTCGATGGCCTTGGCGCTCGTGGCGGCATTTACGTAGTCGAAGCTATGCATGGGCCGCCCCCTTCTCGCCGCGGCGAGCCGCCAGAACGCGTCCCGGCGTCATCGGCAATTCGGTGATGCGGATGCCGATCGCGTCGTACACCGCGTTGGCAATCGCCCCGGCGGTAGGAATAATCGGCGGCTCGCCGAGACCTTTCGCGCCCACATTGTTGGCAATGGGATCGCTCATCGGAACGAAAACGGTTTCGATTTCCGGGATGTCGCAGGACGTCGGCAACCGGTAGTCGTGCAGGTTGGCGTTGACCATTCGCCCCGTCGCGTTGTTCAGCACTCGCTCCTCATACAGGGCAAAGCCGATGCCTTGTATCACTCCCCCCTCAACCTGGCTGGAGGCGGTCAGCGGATTCACGATGCGGCCGCTTTCATGCGCCGCTACCACCCGCAAAACCCGCACCTCGCCGGTTTCCGTGTCCACCTCCACTTCAGCAAACTGAACTCCAAATGTATTCAGGGAAAGCCCCGGCGGGTTCGGCCCGCGCAGCCCTTTGCCGATAATCATCTGGTCAATCTTCGCCGCCACCTCCTTGATCGGCACGGAATGGTCGGGACTCGCCGTGTCGTAGATCACCCCGTCTCTCAAATCCAGCCGCTCGGCCGGCGCTTTCCCCAGCCTCTCTTCAAACTGCTCGGCGGCCAGCGCCGCCAACTGCCGCTTGACATCCGCCGCCGCATATCGCACCGCCGGCGCCACCGAGGGAACCGTGATGCTGCCTCCGCTGAACGGCCCGTAGGGCACCGCATCGGTATCCGCCACGGTGATCGTGACGTGCTCGAGCGGCAGGCCTAGTTCTTCCGCCGCCACCTGCGCCATCACCGTCTTGGTGCCGCAACCGATGTCTTGCGTGCCGGCCAGAAGCCGGGCCGTGCCGTCCCGGTTCAATTGCACAACCGCGTAGGCCGGCGGCCCGCCGCCACCCCCCCAGATCTGCGATGCTAGCCCAACCCCTCGCTTCTTCGTGCTGGTGGCGTCGTCGCTCCTGCCCGGCCGGCTTCGCGCCGCCGGCCAACCAAAACGCTCCGCGCCCAGCCGGTACGCTTCATCAAGGCCCTTGCTGGAATAGGGCTGGTTCCGCACCTGGTTGTTGGTGGCGTAATTCTTCTGGCGAAATGCGAGCGGGTCCATGCCAATGCGCTCGGCCAGCATGTCCATGACCTG includes these proteins:
- a CDS encoding HAD family hydrolase: MAAKRIIDWVFFDAGGTLLFLDPERVVDLLGTRVDGASSRLQSAWYHAMLAFDERVLRKEKQEGSLWLWFWREICRAAAFEPPSEETAKRLWEENLRRNLWSRTTPEALRVTQALGPAAAGYRLGVISNSDGSVAETLVTAGLGDRFEVILDSGVVGVEKPDPEIFRLALQRAGTNPERAAFIGDSYTADYLGANAAGWHAVLLDPLGLHAQRQVRSVKALTEFAASLGPARGGRL
- a CDS encoding nucleotidyltransferase family protein, encoding MIAGIILAAGRSSRMGRDKALLAYRGSTFLGHLIEILHQPRIGFLRIVLGENADAVREEIAFDPAQLVVNPHPEQPQLVSLQLAIRSIPEQLVDGALVCLVDHPCIERETVRLLLDRYYQSGKRIVIPTLGGRRGHPVLFAASLFGELLAAPLEQGARAVVHKFAANVLEVPTEDEGVILDIDDPESYRRIASANG
- a CDS encoding xanthine dehydrogenase family protein subunit M; its protein translation is MHSFDYVNAATSAKAIELLGTVRDGAKIIAGGTDLLDELKEGLIKPKQLVNIKANAGLRRIAFDPAGDLRLGALATLSEVEDDAVVRKMFPILAEAVGVVASPQIRNVATVGGNLCQRPRCWYYRDEALHCRRKGGPICYSVAGENQYHAIFGGAGCYIVHPSDLAPALMALDAEVRIVGPGGPRTMPLEKFFILPRVDITRENVLKQNEMVEEIRVPAAAAGRGGRYLKVRERNTWDFAVVAAAVVLDMSGGECRDARVVLGAVAPAPWRCSQAEGVLRGARIDLGVAARAAEAAVEGARPMTHNGYKVALARNLVKRAILQAAQARTS
- a CDS encoding xanthine dehydrogenase family protein molybdopterin-binding subunit, with the translated sequence MGKKVKTTIEIEGRYQEVVVEVPEDEPPVWPPDAKLSVVGRPHSRVDGVEKITGQARYTQDVNLPGMLHARILRSPFPAARIIRIDSSKAEKLPGVKAVLTHENAPKIPWYGTQSFLLDPVCRHVGDEVACVAALDEETAEEALKLIEVEYEKLPFVLDAERALEEGAPKVYPGGNLQGGKPSVYARGDVEKGFAEADAVVEETFRTQVQVHACLEPHASVARWEGDKLVVWDSTQAVFGVREQLARTLNLPLSRVRVIAPFIGGGFGSKLWLNKYTVLAALLARQTGRPVKISLDREEDCVNTGNRPSSAQTIKAGCKNDGTLTALFLKSAGPVGAYDSGAGAGTPLREMYRCPNVKTEESNVYINAGQARPMRGPGHVQGTFALEQVMDMLAERIGMDPLAFRQKNYATNNQVRNQPYSSKGLDEAYRLGAERFGWPAARSRPGRSDDATSTKKRGVGLASQIWGGGGGPPAYAVVQLNRDGTARLLAGTQDIGCGTKTVMAQVAAEELGLPLEHVTITVADTDAVPYGPFSGGSITVPSVAPAVRYAAADVKRQLAALAAEQFEERLGKAPAERLDLRDGVIYDTASPDHSVPIKEVAAKIDQMIIGKGLRGPNPPGLSLNTFGVQFAEVEVDTETGEVRVLRVVAAHESGRIVNPLTASSQVEGGVIQGIGFALYEERVLNNATGRMVNANLHDYRLPTSCDIPEIETVFVPMSDPIANNVGAKGLGEPPIIPTAGAIANAVYDAIGIRITELPMTPGRVLAARRGEKGAAHA